The Devosia sp. SD17-2 genome includes a region encoding these proteins:
- a CDS encoding NAD(P)-dependent oxidoreductase, translated as MPVMIAHNYDERLAGKIAAVLPEGVDFRALGANAETGWEVSAEAEILLINQNSPEIGLHRGMVKPDGWPFNLKWVQLRSTGIDKYPDWIFEVPQVCVTRGGYAVPISEYVLAAMLAQVKLIPEIWVRGAGQWQPRPRLGTLNGQTLGIIGFGEIGKAIAEKAQTFGMEIIGTRRSGGPSGMEGVEIVSLGELISRSDHIVVATPLTEETAGMLNVETLAGIKDGAHLINIGRGQVITEDGLRAALDGKLGAATLDVTVPEPLTDGHWLYSHPKVRISPHISGSSPQSDANITAFFRRNLDRYLAGERLEGLVDPLARY; from the coding sequence ATGCCGGTCATGATCGCGCATAATTATGATGAGCGGCTGGCTGGCAAAATTGCGGCCGTGCTGCCCGAGGGCGTGGATTTTCGCGCCCTCGGAGCGAATGCCGAGACGGGCTGGGAGGTATCGGCCGAGGCGGAAATCCTGCTGATCAACCAGAACAGCCCGGAAATCGGGCTGCATCGGGGGATGGTGAAGCCGGATGGCTGGCCTTTCAACCTCAAATGGGTGCAGTTGCGCTCGACCGGCATCGACAAATATCCGGACTGGATTTTCGAGGTGCCGCAGGTCTGTGTCACCCGTGGCGGCTATGCCGTGCCGATTTCGGAATATGTGCTGGCCGCGATGCTGGCGCAGGTGAAGCTCATTCCGGAGATCTGGGTGAGAGGGGCCGGGCAGTGGCAGCCCCGGCCCAGATTGGGCACGCTCAACGGTCAGACGCTGGGGATCATCGGCTTTGGCGAGATCGGCAAGGCGATTGCCGAAAAGGCCCAGACCTTTGGCATGGAGATCATCGGCACGCGCCGCTCGGGTGGGCCGAGCGGCATGGAAGGCGTCGAGATCGTTTCGCTGGGCGAGCTGATTTCGCGGTCGGACCATATTGTGGTGGCGACACCGCTGACCGAGGAGACGGCCGGCATGCTCAATGTCGAGACGCTTGCCGGGATCAAGGACGGCGCGCATCTGATCAATATCGGGCGCGGCCAGGTGATCACCGAAGACGGGCTCAGGGCCGCGCTCGATGGTAAGCTGGGGGCGGCGACGCTGGATGTGACCGTGCCTGAACCGCTGACGGATGGGCACTGGCTTTATAGCCACCCCAAGGTGCGGATCTCGCCTCATATTTCGGGCAGCTCGCCGCAGAGCGACGCCAATATCACCGCGTTTTTCCGGCGCAATCTCGATCGCTATCTGGCTGGTGAGCGGCTGGAAGGGCTAGTCGATCCGCTGGCGCGCTACTGA
- a CDS encoding heme-binding protein has translation MLTLKRIDVQDAQVLLQGARDKAREIGVPMCIAITDESGNLIAFERMDGGKITSITIAIDKAFTAAGARKATGDYGTSSQPGSPAYGINSAINGRLMVVAGGLPLSVDGEVVGGIGVSSGTPAQDTEVAQAGIDAFLAGL, from the coding sequence ATGCTGACTCTCAAGCGGATTGACGTGCAGGACGCACAGGTGCTGCTCCAGGGTGCGCGGGACAAGGCGCGGGAGATCGGCGTGCCAATGTGCATCGCCATCACGGATGAATCGGGCAATCTCATCGCTTTCGAGCGCATGGATGGCGGCAAGATCACCTCGATCACCATCGCCATCGACAAGGCCTTCACGGCTGCCGGTGCGCGCAAGGCGACGGGTGACTACGGCACGTCCAGCCAGCCCGGTTCGCCCGCCTATGGCATCAATTCGGCGATTAACGGCCGCCTGATGGTGGTTGCCGGTGGCCTTCCGCTCAGCGTTGATGGCGAAGTCGTCGGCGGTATTGGCGTGAGCTCGGGCACGCCAGCGCAGGACACGGAAGTCGCCCAAGCCGGCATCGATGCGTTTCTTGCGGGTCTCTGA
- the tnpB gene encoding IS66 family insertion sequence element accessory protein TnpB (TnpB, as the term is used for proteins encoded by IS66 family insertion elements, is considered an accessory protein, since TnpC, encoded by a neighboring gene, is a DDE family transposase.) codes for MIFPSNRVRIMVATKPIDFRKGHDSLAALVKNVLHEDPFTGTVFVFRAKKTDRLKLLYWDGTGLVMAYKRLEEHSFSWPAVTDGVMTLSHAQFETLFSGLDWRRVRAVEARAPEAVE; via the coding sequence ATGATCTTTCCTTCCAACCGAGTGCGGATCATGGTGGCGACCAAGCCGATCGACTTCCGCAAAGGCCACGACAGTCTGGCGGCGCTGGTCAAGAATGTGTTGCACGAGGACCCGTTCACCGGCACGGTCTTTGTGTTCCGCGCCAAAAAGACCGATCGGCTAAAGTTGCTCTACTGGGATGGCACGGGCTTGGTCATGGCCTACAAGCGACTTGAAGAGCACAGCTTTAGCTGGCCTGCGGTGACGGATGGGGTGATGACGTTGAGCCATGCGCAGTTCGAGACGCTGTTCTCTGGGCTCGACTGGCGGCGGGTTCGGGCAGTGGAAGCGCGGGCCCCAGAAGCGGTCGAATAA
- a CDS encoding PQQ-binding-like beta-propeller repeat protein translates to MANSRHASGELAISVDTVGRLRPDFVLVSDGSNWSTPSVVGESFFFTDDAGGLTCVDRQSGRVLWARKISDYTGVENANARTSVVVTDDLVIVGDRAGANLIAANRVTGERIWITRLDTHPAALITGSPVLHDGVVYVGTSSLEGMRFLRDRSYRTSFIGMMVAVDAASGRILWKTPTMPDNGGALDSWAGGAVISVPAVDATTGTAFFTTDHHYKMPAHVLAQLEAAPNNWDPTAFPDDFRASSLIALDIKTGAVKWSFFGSGLDVWQRVCGEYPGTGFPFPVHDIGRPAGPERLVPPPTDYLNWSFAAGSPQIFDVEIEGRRRHLVGVAQKSGVYWAFDAVTGEIVWHSVVGPWSEPGGLTWGAAWDGKRLYVALTNLEHVPHQLKGGALTTGGSWAALDPASGDILWQIAEPSGAAVYAASVVANGVIFGASMATTGEQMFALDAETGDILWRFASGGSVAAHPAVADGKVFWGSGFRLFGGVGNNQMYVFGLGDFG, encoded by the coding sequence GTGGCCAATTCACGTCACGCCTCCGGTGAGCTGGCCATATCAGTGGACACGGTCGGAAGGCTCCGGCCAGATTTTGTCCTTGTCAGCGACGGCTCCAATTGGTCGACCCCCAGCGTCGTCGGTGAAAGCTTCTTTTTCACCGACGACGCTGGCGGGCTGACCTGCGTAGATCGCCAGAGCGGACGAGTGCTCTGGGCGCGCAAGATTTCCGATTATACCGGCGTCGAGAATGCCAATGCGCGCACCAGCGTGGTAGTGACCGACGATCTGGTCATCGTCGGCGATCGCGCCGGCGCCAACCTCATTGCCGCAAACCGTGTAACTGGCGAGCGCATCTGGATTACACGGCTCGACACCCACCCTGCAGCGCTGATCACCGGATCACCGGTCCTGCATGACGGCGTGGTCTATGTCGGCACCTCTTCGCTTGAGGGGATGCGTTTTCTCAGGGATCGCAGCTATCGCACCAGCTTTATCGGCATGATGGTGGCGGTCGATGCCGCCAGCGGGCGGATCCTGTGGAAGACACCCACCATGCCCGACAATGGCGGCGCACTCGACAGTTGGGCCGGCGGCGCAGTGATCAGCGTTCCGGCGGTCGATGCCACGACAGGCACGGCGTTTTTTACCACCGATCATCACTATAAGATGCCCGCGCATGTTCTGGCGCAGCTTGAGGCAGCACCGAACAATTGGGACCCAACCGCCTTTCCGGACGACTTTCGCGCGTCTTCCCTCATCGCGCTCGACATAAAGACCGGGGCAGTCAAGTGGAGCTTTTTTGGCTCCGGGCTCGACGTCTGGCAGCGGGTGTGTGGGGAATATCCAGGCACAGGCTTTCCCTTTCCGGTCCACGACATTGGGCGTCCCGCCGGCCCCGAACGCCTGGTTCCGCCGCCGACCGATTATCTCAACTGGTCGTTCGCGGCGGGCTCGCCACAGATTTTCGACGTCGAGATCGAAGGCCGACGCCGGCATCTGGTCGGCGTTGCGCAAAAGAGCGGTGTCTACTGGGCATTTGACGCGGTAACCGGCGAAATCGTCTGGCACAGCGTGGTGGGCCCCTGGTCTGAGCCGGGTGGTTTGACATGGGGCGCTGCCTGGGATGGCAAGCGCCTCTATGTGGCGCTGACCAATCTCGAACACGTTCCGCATCAATTGAAGGGTGGCGCTCTGACAACAGGCGGCTCCTGGGCGGCGCTGGACCCGGCGAGCGGGGACATCCTCTGGCAAATTGCCGAACCGAGTGGCGCTGCCGTCTATGCGGCGTCGGTGGTTGCCAATGGGGTTATCTTCGGTGCCTCGATGGCAACCACAGGCGAGCAGATGTTCGCACTCGACGCTGAAACCGGCGACATCCTCTGGCGCTTTGCCTCAGGTGGCTCCGTGGCGGCACATCCGGCCGTGGCCGATGGCAAGGTTTTCTGGGGCTCGGGATTTCGACTGTTCGGCGGCGTTGGAAATAACCAGATGTATGTCTTCGGCCTGGGCGATTTCGGCTGA
- a CDS encoding TolC family protein: MRLGQTDPSYKIGLNVSGSLYSGGTSAARAEGAEHAVEAAKAALALAQVETQRSLAETSSQLSTMKRLKTALTESQSTLDQTRALYRTQYTELGTRTLLDLLNAEDDYHSARHDAVSVGYDFNTLALDCVRNSGELRDVLGLTQASIRGLSI, translated from the coding sequence ATGCGCCTCGGGCAGACCGACCCGAGCTACAAGATTGGCCTCAATGTCAGCGGCAGTCTTTACAGCGGAGGCACCAGCGCGGCCCGCGCCGAGGGCGCCGAACATGCCGTGGAAGCCGCCAAGGCTGCCCTCGCCCTGGCGCAGGTCGAGACACAGAGGTCGTTGGCCGAAACCAGCTCGCAGCTCTCGACGATGAAGCGCCTCAAGACGGCACTGACCGAAAGCCAGTCGACGCTTGACCAGACCCGGGCGCTCTACCGCACCCAATATACCGAGCTGGGCACCCGCACCCTGCTCGACCTGCTCAATGCCGAAGACGATTACCACTCTGCCCGGCACGACGCCGTCAGCGTCGGCTATGACTTCAATACGCTCGCGCTGGACTGCGTGCGCAATTCGGGAGAACTACGCGATGTGCTGGGCCTGACCCAGGCCAGCATTCGCGGCCTCTCCATCTGA
- a CDS encoding transposase, with translation MDAPLELLTSGGRRRRNRQWPDEVKARIVSETLRPGATVGEVAARHGLKANHVCSWRTLARNGKLVLPAPEDAVEFATLMVAPVVGDVTSAEPVASAGPEVVVGSVAIRLEPGASAARIASVVHALLAAS, from the coding sequence ATGGACGCTCCATTGGAGCTTCTCACAAGTGGCGGGAGACGGCGGCGCAATCGGCAGTGGCCCGATGAGGTGAAGGCGCGGATTGTCTCCGAAACGCTTCGTCCAGGGGCGACCGTTGGTGAAGTTGCGGCGCGGCATGGTCTGAAGGCCAACCATGTCTGCTCTTGGCGAACCCTTGCGCGGAACGGGAAGCTGGTGCTGCCGGCGCCAGAAGATGCGGTAGAGTTTGCGACGCTGATGGTCGCTCCGGTTGTTGGGGATGTGACGTCAGCGGAGCCGGTGGCGTCGGCTGGGCCGGAGGTCGTGGTGGGTTCGGTGGCCATTCGGCTGGAGCCAGGCGCTTCGGCGGCCCGGATTGCCTCGGTGGTCCACGCGCTGCTGGCGGCCTCATGA
- the hisD gene encoding histidinol dehydrogenase gives MAIWLKRGKDVEERAEADRQVRATVEGILADIEKRGDAAIRELSVKFDKWDRTDFRLSQAEIDDCIAQLTDEEVRDIEFAQIQVRNFAQKQRETMLDLEVETLPGVILGHKHVPISAVGCYVPGGKYPLLASAHMSVLTAKVAGCPRVITCAPPFNGKPAPAIVAAQAMAGADEIYVLGGIQAIGAMAIGTESIDPVDMLVGPGNAFVAEAKRQLYGRVGIDLFAGPTETLVIADETVDGELCATDLLGQAEHGPTSPAILLTNSEKLARETMAEIERLLEILPTADIARKSWADFGEVIVCESYEEMLAEADRIASEHVQVMTERDMWFRDNLRNFGALFLGPRTNVAYGDKVIGTNHTLPTMKAARYTGGLWVGKFLKTCTWQTVNSDEASAMVGEYGSRLSMLEGFVGHAEQANIRVRRYGGRNVPYGGKA, from the coding sequence ATGGCCATTTGGCTCAAGCGCGGTAAGGATGTCGAGGAGCGGGCAGAGGCGGACCGGCAGGTGCGCGCCACGGTTGAAGGCATTCTCGCCGATATCGAAAAGCGCGGCGATGCGGCGATCCGCGAGCTCTCGGTCAAATTCGATAAATGGGACCGGACCGATTTCCGGCTGAGCCAGGCCGAGATCGATGACTGCATTGCGCAGCTGACCGATGAGGAAGTGCGCGACATCGAGTTTGCGCAGATCCAGGTGCGCAATTTTGCGCAGAAGCAGCGCGAGACCATGCTCGATCTCGAGGTGGAGACGTTGCCGGGGGTGATCCTGGGGCACAAGCATGTGCCGATCAGTGCGGTGGGCTGCTATGTGCCGGGCGGCAAATATCCGCTGCTGGCCTCGGCGCATATGTCGGTGCTGACGGCCAAGGTGGCGGGTTGTCCGCGCGTGATCACCTGTGCGCCGCCGTTCAATGGCAAGCCGGCGCCAGCGATTGTTGCGGCGCAGGCGATGGCGGGGGCCGACGAGATCTATGTGCTGGGCGGGATCCAGGCGATTGGCGCCATGGCAATCGGCACCGAGAGCATTGACCCAGTCGACATGCTGGTGGGGCCGGGCAATGCCTTTGTGGCCGAAGCCAAGCGGCAGCTTTATGGGCGCGTGGGGATTGATCTTTTTGCCGGGCCGACCGAGACGCTGGTGATTGCCGACGAGACGGTGGACGGCGAGCTCTGCGCGACGGACCTTCTGGGGCAGGCCGAGCATGGGCCGACCTCGCCGGCGATCCTGCTCACAAATTCCGAAAAGCTGGCGCGGGAAACGATGGCGGAAATCGAGCGGCTGCTGGAAATCCTGCCAACGGCTGATATCGCGCGAAAGTCGTGGGCGGATTTCGGCGAGGTGATCGTCTGCGAGAGCTATGAGGAAATGCTGGCTGAAGCCGACCGCATTGCTTCCGAACATGTGCAGGTGATGACCGAGAGGGACATGTGGTTCCGGGACAATCTGCGCAACTTTGGGGCGTTGTTCCTCGGCCCGCGCACCAATGTGGCCTATGGCGACAAGGTGATCGGCACCAACCATACGCTGCCGACCATGAAGGCGGCGCGCTATACGGGCGGGTTGTGGGTTGGAAAGTTTTTGAAGACCTGCACCTGGCAGACGGTCAACAGTGACGAAGCCTCGGCCATGGTAGGCGAATATGGCTCGCGCCTATCCATGCTGGAGGGGTTTGTGGGGCATGCCGAGCAGGCCAATATCCGGGTGCGGCGCTATGGCGGGCGCAATGTGCCCTATGGCGGCAAGGCCTGA
- a CDS encoding TolC family protein: MRSLASNTLCALGVAITLSGCAKPPRSSVDLVTVSSIGNLPANRDTGTAKPEPAGAMTIADAARRAIAWHPSVTQAVAKMNQQAAGIGEAEDAYWPKLNWGVDSTYVGGAALSNPALNLTGSQTLYDFGKTDSSVQLASAGTDRSRAEIVLAVDKLAYETTLAIIEVQRHRDLLSVAAARARDIDAIVELVRQRTAQGAGTQSDMLQAETRAQAARTAALQIETEYKRWESIALSLTGTQAPLRLQGGMPAWLNGACAASARIEKSPAYLEAMAGHAVAVAQLDQIRAQAMPTLELQGQSVPT; this comes from the coding sequence GTGCGTTCTCTAGCCTCGAATACACTCTGTGCTCTCGGCGTCGCGATAACGCTGTCGGGCTGCGCCAAGCCACCCCGCTCCTCCGTCGATCTTGTCACCGTGTCGTCTATCGGCAATCTGCCGGCGAACCGGGACACCGGAACCGCAAAACCAGAGCCCGCAGGGGCAATGACGATTGCCGACGCCGCGAGGCGGGCGATCGCCTGGCATCCCTCCGTCACCCAGGCCGTCGCGAAGATGAACCAGCAGGCGGCCGGGATCGGCGAGGCCGAGGATGCCTATTGGCCCAAGCTCAACTGGGGCGTCGACAGCACCTATGTCGGGGGCGCGGCCCTGAGCAATCCTGCGTTGAACCTCACCGGCAGCCAGACCCTTTACGACTTCGGCAAGACCGACAGCAGCGTGCAGCTCGCTTCCGCTGGAACGGATCGCAGCCGCGCCGAAATCGTTCTCGCCGTCGACAAGCTCGCCTATGAGACCACTCTGGCCATTATCGAGGTGCAGCGTCACCGCGACCTGCTCTCGGTCGCCGCCGCACGCGCCAGGGACATCGACGCAATCGTCGAACTCGTGCGCCAGCGCACCGCCCAGGGCGCAGGCACCCAGTCCGACATGCTGCAGGCCGAGACTCGTGCCCAGGCCGCCCGCACCGCCGCCTTGCAGATCGAAACCGAATACAAGCGCTGGGAAAGCATCGCGCTCAGCCTCACCGGAACCCAGGCGCCGCTACGCCTTCAGGGCGGCATGCCCGCGTGGCTGAACGGGGCCTGCGCAGCATCCGCCCGTATCGAAAAATCGCCCGCCTACCTCGAAGCCATGGCCGGCCACGCAGTGGCAGTGGCCCAACTGGATCAAATCCGCGCGCAGGCCATGCCGACGCTTGAGCTCCAGGGCCAGTCGGTGCCGACCTGA
- a CDS encoding ABC transporter substrate-binding protein, with product MFKSILKKVAGVAAIGLITAGGAFGQSEMPTLKMALAVADMGFNLTPNSVFNLADDLGIFEKHGVKVEFITLDGTPQAVAALNSGAVDIADITIDSMLRLRAENDVQLRGFLANGKGGSFLIVGKDEIESVADLAGHSFAIADSGSLDHNLTVAMLQATNSEAPNFVAIGAPDVRVQALAAGRIDATTVSFGTYLSIADTPGIHIIMNTDELGKFTLSPTKLISAMESTLETKGDAIQRFTNAVVETARRMHDNPDEWVEAAAAARDDLSRERIEAIANFIKAQWCLDACMDEGNLNNVVDYIYNNPDFENVTRIPAEDVLEFRFAQKANETLGPYTPPN from the coding sequence TTGTTCAAAAGCATTTTAAAGAAAGTCGCTGGCGTCGCGGCGATCGGACTCATTACTGCGGGAGGCGCGTTCGGCCAGTCAGAAATGCCGACGCTGAAGATGGCGCTGGCAGTCGCCGATATGGGCTTCAACCTGACGCCCAATTCCGTCTTCAACCTGGCCGACGATCTCGGCATTTTTGAAAAGCACGGCGTTAAAGTCGAATTCATTACCCTCGACGGCACACCGCAGGCTGTCGCGGCCTTGAACTCCGGCGCTGTCGACATTGCCGACATCACAATCGATTCCATGCTGCGCCTGCGCGCCGAGAATGATGTGCAGTTGCGCGGTTTTCTCGCCAACGGGAAGGGCGGGTCTTTCCTGATTGTTGGCAAGGACGAAATCGAGAGCGTCGCAGACCTGGCCGGGCACAGCTTCGCCATTGCAGATAGCGGCAGTCTTGACCACAATCTGACCGTGGCCATGCTGCAGGCAACCAATTCGGAAGCGCCCAATTTCGTAGCGATCGGCGCCCCCGACGTCCGCGTGCAGGCGCTGGCTGCAGGGCGTATTGATGCCACCACTGTCTCCTTCGGCACCTATCTGTCGATCGCCGACACGCCTGGTATCCACATCATCATGAACACCGATGAACTGGGCAAATTTACGCTTTCCCCGACAAAGCTGATTTCGGCAATGGAGAGCACGCTCGAGACGAAGGGCGATGCGATTCAGCGTTTCACCAATGCTGTCGTGGAAACCGCACGCCGCATGCATGACAACCCGGATGAATGGGTGGAGGCTGCTGCAGCCGCTCGGGATGATCTCTCACGTGAGCGCATTGAGGCGATCGCAAATTTCATCAAGGCTCAGTGGTGCCTGGATGCCTGCATGGACGAGGGCAATCTCAACAATGTCGTCGACTATATCTACAACAATCCCGACTTCGAAAACGTGACGCGCATTCCGGCTGAGGACGTCCTCGAGTTCCGCTTTGCCCAGAAGGCCAACGAAACGCTCGGCCCCTATACGCCGCCGAACTGA